The sequence ACAATATTCAGGTCTGCTTCAGCAACACTGTATTGCATCAAGCCGATATTTGCTTCCGCGCGCAACAAGATGAGTTCTTCGTTCCTGATAATCGGCCAGGGAGCCGTTGAACTGTTGGCGACGGTCACGCCCAAATCAGACGTCAGGTCATCGTTAATGAATGGTGCTCGTTTGACTACCTTTGAAGAAAATCTCCCGTCAACCGTGCCGCCAGCATTCGTTTGTGCATCAGTTTCAATGCTTGGATGCGCATAATAATTTATAACTGCCGCAGTCGGAATTTCAAAAATCGGATTTAAGACATCGCCTGCTGATGAGCTATAAACATGGTAGACACCAAGGTTGAGGTCTCCGGCCGGGTCCAGGAATGATTGTCCCCAAGCCGTTAAGGCATCGTTAAATTTGCCTCGATATACTGCGACTCTGGCAGCAATGGCGCGGTTAAATCGTGCGAAACCGGCAGGCGTATCAAATCCCGCAAATCCATCCGAGAGTGCAAATGAAAATGAGCCCCCGGCAGAACCCAGCGCCGTGTTCGCTTCATTAAGATCATTCTCAATAAAGTTAAAGCCCTCTTCTTTGGTTGCAAAGGGTTTGGTCACATCGCCATCAAAGTTTGTGCGGATGCCTTCGGTATCAAGGTAATTGAGCATTAACAAAAGTTGATATGCACGAATCGTTTTAGCAAAACCTTCAACGCCTGCCCCTTCGGCTCTTGCTAATAGTTCGTTACAATTAAAAACCACCTGGTATCTACGGGTCCATGGGGTATTATTTAAGAAACCACCCGCATCGATAGGACCGGATAGTAATTCGGTTGTAAACCTCGGGTCAGATGGCTCAATGAAGTAGGTATTTCGACCAATGATCTCCGTTACCTGGAGATATCGATTGAGTCCGAATCTCATATTCGATTCAGCTCCTGTTACAAGCTGCTGAGTCGAGGCACTCGCTATATCCGGTGAATTTGGGTTGGAAAAATCTAAGGTTTCGCACCCGATAAACCCGAATACCGACAATACAAGCAAAGACACGACCCAACTTTGGGTTCGACTTTGTTTGTTTAATTTATTATTTTTAATCATTTTATGTTTCCTTTCGTTAAACATTAAAGGCCAAATGCCACATTAAAGTAAAACTGACGTGACGATGGGAATGGCAGTGTATCGATTGCGCGGCCAACCGCCAGGTTACCGAACTGGCTAACTTCAGGATCGTAACCACTGTAGTCGCTGATCATAATTAAGTTACGTCCGGCAACTCCCAGCCTCAAGTAGGAAATCTGGCCGTTGAATAAATTGTCAACCACAGAACTTGGAACTGAGTAGGATAAGCTCAATTCTCTCAATTTCAAGTAAGTGGCGTCAGAAACATAAGGCGCGGTTATGGTACCTAAAACATTAAGGCGCTCTTCCCCTGCTCTTCCGGTTACCGAGGGGACAGTTGTGTCACTACCATCGGGATTGGGGCAGCCATCGGGGCAAGTGAACGTTACAATATCGTCATAGTCAGCAGAAGTTCCGCCAATATCTGTGAGCAGTAAACCTAAGTCGACCACCTCGCCACCTTGAGACCAGTTCCAAAGGAAACTAAAATTGAAATTTCCAAAAGTGATATTATTGTTAAAGCCAACTGTAAAATCCGGAATCTCGTTTCCAAGGATGTTGTCTATAGTGCCGTCGGCATTGAAGACCGTTTCGGCCCCAATGATAGTATTGGGTGAGAATCCTTTCTGAATTCGCATTGCGCCTAAAGATGTAGCAAAGCCACCGGTATTAAACGGATCGACCGGTAATCCGGTAAATGGGTTCTCTCCCAGCTCGGTAATTTCAGAATCAGTGGTAAAAAAATTAATGCGAGAAGTCCAACTAAGATTTCTGGAACGAATTGGAGTCAAACCCAGGGATACTTCCCAACCCGTGGTTCTCATCTCACCGGCATTAAAGATTGCATCAACATTCCCGCTGCTGGGCGGCAGAGCTACCGCCAGAATCAAATCAGTAACGTTTTGTCTGTAGTAAGTAAGTTCCAGGGTACCATTGCCATTGAAAATGGTGGCGTCGAATCCAAGTTCAAGCTCTTTTGTGCGTTCCGGCTGAATATTCGGATCACTGACACGTCCTGAAGGTAGAAAGCCAGGCAGCCCGTCTATAATTTGCAAATTTGCGTTGGTGAATTTATCATTCGGTCTTGGAAGATTTCCGGTTTCTCCATATGCAACACGGAGCTTAAATTCACTGGACAGATTAGAAAGTCCTTCCCAGAACCCAAATTGGGACAGGCGAATAGACCCGGAAAGCTTCGGGAATAGGAAATATTTATCTACATCTCCGTTTGCACTGCTGGCGTCACCGCGCAGAGCGCCGGTCAGATAAATTTTTTCATTCAAATCTATTTCTTCCTGGAAAAAGAATCCTCGTTCCCGTTGTTTGTCCGTTTGTTCAAATACGTTAATACTCGTGGCCAAGTCCACTGCAGTCTGGCCAGGAGGGAGACCGGAGCCAACTATGTTAACGCTGTTAATATTGCGGTTTTCAAACTGCAGCCCGCCAGTCGAACGGAAAACAATATTGCCTCCAGTGGTGTAGCTATGAGTCAGGTTCAAGCCTAAGTTAGAAAAGGTGCTTTTCGTCTCTCCATTAATGGCAGTACCCGGAAATGCTGAGTCCCGTTCAAATTGCAGCTCATTAGGTGAGTGAATTCTGTTTACCTGGGAAAAGAAATCAACACCAGCCTGGGCAATAAAGTCCAGGGATTGATTTTGACTTCTTAGAATATCCCAGTCAAGTTTCAAGGAGGTAATAGTGCGGTTGACTGTTTCCCGGTTGGTAATTAAATCCCTCGTTTGAACCGGATTAGATGGATTGTAGGGATGATCCGGATAAACACCGTTCTCATCAGCATCTAAATTAACAAAACCCGGGGTGTTTGCCAGAGCAAAGCCAAAAGTTGCAGTAGTAACATTCGCATTTCCGGTCAAACCACGATCGGATTCTGAACGGGCGAAATTGGAATACGCAGAAATTTTGATACGATCGCTTATTTTGTGGTCAACATTGAGTCTACCGGAAATTTTTTGATACCCGGTATTCTTAATGATTCCATCTTCATCCTGGATGAGGCCGCTAATATAAAATTGCGTTCTCTCAGACCCTCCACGAACACTCAATGTAGTTTCAGTCAGGAAACCTTTTTCGCCATAGAGAACATCTTCCTGGTCAATGTTGCCATTCTGAGCAAAAAAGTCCGCCCCTTCTTGACCTTTCAATTCGCGGGCTGTTTCAGCGGTAAAAGTCCGAGTGCCTATCTTGTTCAGTATACTTGAAAAACCGATCTGCTGCGTTACATCAACACGCGGTTTGCCAGCCGTACCAGACTTGGTTGTAATGATGACCACGCCATTGGTAGCTTTTGAACCGTAGATAGCGGATGCACTTGGTCCCTTAAGAACTTCAATGTTTTGAATGTCATTGGGGTTCAGGTCTGCAATCCGGTTTGTTGGCTGACCTTG is a genomic window of candidate division KSB1 bacterium containing:
- a CDS encoding RagB/SusD family nutrient uptake outer membrane protein; its protein translation is MIKNNKLNKQSRTQSWVVSLLVLSVFGFIGCETLDFSNPNSPDIASASTQQLVTGAESNMRFGLNRYLQVTEIIGRNTYFIEPSDPRFTTELLSGPIDAGGFLNNTPWTRRYQVVFNCNELLARAEGAGVEGFAKTIRAYQLLLMLNYLDTEGIRTNFDGDVTKPFATKEEGFNFIENDLNEANTALGSAGGSFSFALSDGFAGFDTPAGFARFNRAIAARVAVYRGKFNDALTAWGQSFLDPAGDLNLGVYHVYSSSAGDVLNPIFEIPTAAVINYYAHPSIETDAQTNAGGTVDGRFSSKVVKRAPFINDDLTSDLGVTVANSSTAPWPIIRNEELILLRAEANIGLMQYSVAEADLNIV
- a CDS encoding SusC/RagA family TonB-linked outer membrane protein — protein: MRKLNILILTLLFSLFSIAALFGQALEISGTVTEALTGDPLPGANIAVKGTNLGTASDRDGNFNLTLPNANQATLVVSFIGFFEQEVTVNQSTSSLNISMDEDVLKVSEIVVTGLATSVKRRNLANSVGTVSAKELIPVPAQTLERALSGKMAGLTISQNTGAPGGGINVNLRGTSTILGSTQPLFVIDGVILSNVAIQSGIDLISQATGAGSATPQGQPTNRIADLNPNDIQNIEVLKGPSASAIYGSKATNGVVIITTKSGTAGKPRVDVTQQIGFSSILNKIGTRTFTAETARELKGQEGADFFAQNGNIDQEDVLYGEKGFLTETTLSVRGGSERTQFYISGLIQDEDGIIKNTGYQKISGRLNVDHKISDRIKISAYSNFARSESDRGLTGNANVTTATFGFALANTPGFVNLDADENGVYPDHPYNPSNPVQTRDLITNRETVNRTITSLKLDWDILRSQNQSLDFIAQAGVDFFSQVNRIHSPNELQFERDSAFPGTAINGETKSTFSNLGLNLTHSYTTGGNIVFRSTGGLQFENRNINSVNIVGSGLPPGQTAVDLATSINVFEQTDKQRERGFFFQEEIDLNEKIYLTGALRGDASSANGDVDKYFLFPKLSGSIRLSQFGFWEGLSNLSSEFKLRVAYGETGNLPRPNDKFTNANLQIIDGLPGFLPSGRVSDPNIQPERTKELELGFDATIFNGNGTLELTYYRQNVTDLILAVALPPSSGNVDAIFNAGEMRTTGWEVSLGLTPIRSRNLSWTSRINFFTTDSEITELGENPFTGLPVDPFNTGGFATSLGAMRIQKGFSPNTIIGAETVFNADGTIDNILGNEIPDFTVGFNNNITFGNFNFSFLWNWSQGGEVVDLGLLLTDIGGTSADYDDIVTFTCPDGCPNPDGSDTTVPSVTGRAGEERLNVLGTITAPYVSDATYLKLRELSLSYSVPSSVVDNLFNGQISYLRLGVAGRNLIMISDYSGYDPEVSQFGNLAVGRAIDTLPFPSSRQFYFNVAFGL